The Xanthomonas rydalmerensis genomic interval AGCCGTGCGGCGAGGTTGCTCGGGCTGGCCCCGTACAGATCCGTCACCACCAGCACGCCATCGCCGTCGTCCACCCGCCGCAACGCGGCCGACGCCTGCGGCAGCAGTGTGTCGAGGTCCGCGTCGAACGGCACCTCAAAGGCTTCGGTTTTCAGCGGCAGCTGCCGCAACAGCCGGGTCGCCACGCTTAGCAGCGCGGCGCCGATTCCAGGGTGGGTGATGAGGAGAATGCCACAGGCCATGGGAGAACGTTAACAGGTCAGGCAGGGCGCAGGGAATGGCTGTGGGGAGCGGGGATTGGGAATTTGGGATTGGGGATTCGCAAGAGCCAGAGCAATGCCCCGCGTTTGCCAATCCCGAATCCCCAATCCCCAATCCCGGCGTTTCGATCAATCCTGCTCGCGATGGAAGGTCGCCACTTCCGGCCAGCCTTGTTCGCGGGCATGGCGGGCCAGGCGTTCGGCCAGGTACACCGAGCGGTGCTTGCCGCCGGTGCAGCCGAAGGCGATGGTCACGTAGCTGCGGGTGTCGTTGCGCAGCCGCGGCAGCCAGGTGTCGAGGAAGTCGATCAGTTGCGCGGTGTAGCGCTGCACGTCCGGTTGCGCATCCAGGTACTCGCGCACGCCGCTGTCGCGGCCGGTCATCGGGCGCAGCTCCGGGTCCCAGTGCGGATTCGGCAGCACCCGCGCGTCGAACACGAAATCCGCTTCGGCCGGGACGCCGCGCTTGTAGGCGAAGGACTCGAACAGCAGCGACAGCGTGTTCTCGGCGGACAGCGCGAACTCGGTGGTGACCCGCCGGCGCAGCTGGTGCACGTTGAGCGCGCTGGTGTCGATCACCGCATCGGCCGCTTCGCGCAGCGGCTCGGTCAGGGCACGCTCGCGCTCGATCGCTTCCGGCAGCGACAGGCCCTGGCGCGACAGCGGGTGGCGCCGGCGGGTGTCGGCGTAGCGCTTGATCAGCGCCTCGTCGTTGGCGTCGAAGAACAATAGCCGCGCATCCAGGCCGAACTGCGCCACCGCCTCGCGCCAGCGCGAGAGCTGGCTCAGGTCGCTGTGGCGGCTGCGCACGTCGATGCCCACCGCCAGCTTGCTGGGGCCGGCATCCTCGCGCACCAGGCTCTTGATGAAGGCCGGCAGCAGTTCCACCGGCAGGTTGTCGACGCAGTAGTAGTCCAGGTCCTCAAAGGTCTTCAGCGCCACCGACTTGCCGGAGCCGGACAGGCCGCTGACGATGACCAGCGTGGAGGTGTTGGCGCCGGCGGTCATGGGCTGCGCCGCTCCAGCAGGTTGCTGTGGCGGGCAATGAACATCGCCGCCGGGTCGATGCCCTTGGTGCGCAGGATGTGCAGGCGCGTGGCCGCCTCGGTCAGCACTGCCAGGTTGCGGCCCGGCATCACCGGCAGGGTGATCAGCGGCACGTCCAGGTCCAGCACGTGGCGGGTACCGGAATCGCCGGTGAGGCGCTCGTAGCCGTGGGGCGTGGGCTCGGTCATGGGCCGGGTCAGGTGCACGATGAGCCGAAGGTACTTGTTCTTCTTTACAGCCGTATCGCCGAACATCTCGCGTACGTTGAGCACGCCCAGCCCGCGCACTTCCAGCAGGTCCTGCAGCAGTTCCGGGCAGGTGCCGTCGAGCACGTCGGGGGCGATCTGGGTGAATTCGGGGGCGTCGTCGGCGACCAGGCGGTGGCCGCGGCTGAGCAGTTCCAGCGCCAGCTCGCTCTTGCCCGAGCCGGCCTCGCCGGTGATCAGCACGCCGATCGAGTAGATCTCCATGAACACGCCATGCAGGATCACCCGCGGCGCCAGCGTGCGTGCCAGGTGGTAGGACAGGTGATTGAGCAGTTCGTGGCCGCGCTTGGGCGAGATCCACAGCGGCGTGTCGGATTCGTCGGCGGCCGCGCGCAGGTCTTCCGGGCACGACTGGTTCTTGGTGACCACCAGCGCCAGCGGCCGCACCTGCACGATCTTCTCGATGGTCTCCCAGCGCTGGCGCGCGTCCAGCGAGTCCAGCCAGGCCAGTTCCTCGGTGCCGAGGATCTGCACCTTGTTGGGGTAGATGGTGTTGAGATACCCGGCCAGCGACGGGCGCCGCGAGACCGCATTGCCGGCCTCCAGCACCCGGTGTTCGCCCTTGTGCCCGGCAATCCAGCGCAGGCTCAGGCGGTCGCGTTGCTGGTCGAACAGTTCGCGTGCGTCGATGCTGGTGTTCATGCGGCGGCCCGTGGCGCGCCGCCGAGCAGCGCATACAGCGCGGCGGCGTCCGGCGCGTTGCGCAGGGCGTCGCGGAATTCCTCGATGGAGAACTGCTCGGCCAGTTCGGACAGCAGCATCAGGTGTTGGTGGGTGTAGTGCGCCGGGACGGCCATGGCGAAGATCAGGTCGACCTGGGTGCCCTGGCCGTCGAAATCGATCGGCTGGTGCAGGCGCAGGAGCGCGCCGCGTGGGGCGTCCAGGTCCGGCGCGCGGCCGTGCGGGATGGCGATGCCGTGGCCGATGGCGGTGCTGCCGAGCTGTTCGCGCTCGCGCAGGCTGGCGAAGAGTTCATCGGCGCCGGCCTGCTGGCAGGCCAGCAGACCGGCGGCGGTGTGCAGCAGGGTGTCGCGATCGGCGGCCGGAAGCACCTGGGTGCTGACGGCCGCCATCAGATCGGTCAAGGGCATGGTGGCGCAACGTGGGGAGGATCACGCGAGATTGTCGCGCACCTCGGCCGCATGGTGGTCGTGCTTCTTTTCCTTGTGCTTGATGATCAGCCGGTCCAGCTTGTCGGCGAGCAGGTCGATCGCCGCGTACATGGTCTGTGCGCTGGCGTCGGCGTGCAGGGTGCGGCCGGGGACGTTGACCGTGGCCTCGACGTGATGGTCGGGCTTGCGCAGCGCCAGTTGGGCGCGGACCTCGATGGTTTCCTCGTAGTGCCGCTTCAGCCGTTGCAGCTTGGTCTCCACATACTCGCGCAGGGCGGGGGTGACTTCGATCTGCTGGCCGTAGGTCTCGATACGCATCGGATACTCCTTGGTTCGGGTTTCACCTATGAACCATTGCCGCCGCCGCTAGCCGATCCGGACGCGTTCGTGGGAGGCGGAAATGTTCATGGCCTCACGATACTTCGCCACGGTGCGGCGCGCTACAGGGACGCCGGCACTTTTCAGCAGGTCGGCCAGCTTGGCGTCAGAAAGCGGCTTGCGCGGATTCTCCGCGTCGATCAGCCGACGGATCATCGCCTGGATCGCGGTGCTGGAGGCCTCGCCGCCGCTGTCGGTGTCGATGCCCGAGGCGAAGAAGGCGCGCAGCGGGATGGTGCCGCGCGGGGTGCGCACGTATTTGCGGGCGATGGCGCGGGAGATGGTGCTCTCGTGCAGGCCCAGTTCGCCGGCGATCTCGCGCAGGGTCAGCGGCCGCAGCGCCTGTTCGCCGAACTCCAGGAAACCGGCCTGCTGCTTCAGCAGGCAGCGGGTCACCTTGAGCAGGGTCTCGCCGCGCGCCTCCAGGCTCTTCAGCAGCCAGCGCGCTTCCTGCAGTTGCCCACGCAGGTAGCCGGCGTCGCTTTCGCCGCACTGGCGGATCAGCCGCTCGTAGCCGCGGTGGATGGTGACCTTGGGCTGGGCGTGCGCGGACAGCGCCGCATGCCACACCCCGCGCTGGCGCCAGACCACGCAGTCGGGCACCACGTAGGTGTCGCTGCCCAGCTCGCCGATCCGCTTGCCCGGGCGCGGGTCCAGTGAGCGCAGCAGCGCGACCGCGGTGTCGACCTCCGCCGTCGGGCGCTTGAGTTCGTGCGCCAGGCCGGCCACGCCGCTGCGCGGCAGCCGTTCCAGCGGTCCGGTGGCGATGGTGCGTGCTAGCGCCAGCCCCGGTGTGTCTTCGGGCAGGGTGTCCAGCTGCAGGGTCAGGCACTCGCCCAGGCTGCGCGCGGCGATGCCGGCCGGGTCGAAGCGCTGGATCTGGTGCAGCACGGTGAGGATCTCGTCCTCTTCGGCGGCGATGTCCGGGCGCAGGGTCTCGGCGATCGCGGTCAGCGGCTCGCGCAGGTAACCATCGTCGTCGAGCGCGTCGATCAGCGCCGCGCCGATGCTGCGGTCGCGCGCGGACAGCGGCGACAGGTGCAACTGCCACAGCAGGTGGTCGATCAAGGTGTCCGGTTCGGCCACGCGTTCGGCCGCGCTGCCCAGGTCGTCGTCATCGAACGAGCCGCCGCTGCCGCCGCTCCAGGCCGATTCGGCAGTGGACCATTCGTCGCCGTTGTGCTGCGGAACGTCGTCCAGGGTGTCGCCGGCCGGCGGCGTGACCTCGACCTCGCCCTCGGCGCTGCCGTGGCTAGTCACATCCAGGGTGGGCGCGGCGTCCTCGGACCATTCCAGCAGCGGATTGCTCTCCACCGCCTCGGCGATCTCCACTTCCAGCTCGGCGCTGGACATCTGCAACAGCTTGATCGCCTGCCGCAACTGCGGCGTCATGACCAGGTGCTGTCCCAGCGATGTCTGCAGCCGTGCTTTCATGCCTGTACCGAGCGCGGAAGGAGCGTAGCCGGCGCGTGCGCGGTCAGAGCCTGAAGGTTTCCCCGAGGTAGACGCGGCGCACGTCGCTGTTGGCCAGCAGCGCTTCCGGCGCCCCCTGCGCCAACACGCTGCCCTCGTTGAGGATATACGCCCGGTCGCAGATTCCCAAGGTTTCGCGCACGTTGTGGTCGGTGATCAACACGCCGATGCCGCGCTGCTTGAGGTGGGTGACGATGCGCTGGATTTCGCCGACCGAGATCGGGTCGACGCCGGCGAAGGGCTCGTCGAGCAGCATCAGCCGCGGCTTGGCCGCCAGCGCGCGGGCGATCTCGCAGCGGCGGCGCTCGCCGCCGGAGAGGCTGGCGCCGAGCTGGTCGGCGACATGGCTGATCTGCAGTTCGTCCAGCAGCGCCGCCAGTTCGCGTTCCTGTCCGGCGTTGTCCAGATCCTCGCGCAGTTCAAGCACCAGGCGGATGTTGTCGGCGACGCTGAGCTTGCGGAACACCGACGGTTCCTGCGGCAGGTAGCCGACGCCGAGCTTGGCGCGCTTGTACATCGGCAGCGCGGTGATGTCGTTGCCGTCGAGCACGATGCGCCCAGCATCGGCATCGACCAGGCCGACGATCATGTAGAAGCAGGTGGTCTTGCCGGCACCGTTGGGGCCGAGCAGGCCGACCACTTCGCCGGCCTCCAGGGTCAGCGCGAAGTCGCGCACCACTTCGCGCTGCTTGTAGCGCTTGCGCAGGCCTTCGGCGAGCAGCATCACTGGCCTCCTTGCTTGGTCGGCTTGGCGGGCTTGGCTGGCGTCGCGGCCGGCTTGGCGGCGGGCTTGGCGCCGTTCGCAGGCGTGCCGGCCGGCGCGGCGGCGGCATTCTTCGGCTGGATCACCGTGTGCACGCGGCTGCCATCACCGCCGCCCTGCATGTCGCCGGTCTTGGTGTTGTAGACCATGCGCTGGCCAGCGTTGGTGCCCTTGGGCGAGGTCATGCGGTAGTTGCCGGTGAGGATCACCGTGTCGGTCGGCACCTTGTAGTCGATGTTGTCGGCGACCGCGTCCATCGGCGAGCCATCGTCCAGCTCCTGCTTCAGCGTGGCCTGCTTGCCGGTCAGCACGACGCGGTCGATATCGCCGTTGCTGCGAAACAGGTCGGCGGTATCGGCATGGATTTCCAGCGTGCCCTGGACAATGACCACATTGCCGGAATAACGGATCTTGCCGTTGTCGTCGAGCATGTTGCCGCTCTGGTTGTCGGACTTGATGTCCATCGGCTGGTTGCGGTCGGTGGACTTGGCCAGCGCCAGGGTCGGCAGCAGCAGGGCGAGCAGGGCGAGCTTAGCGGGCAGCATTCGGTTCATAACGGGTCTTGACCTGTGAAAGGAGCTTGTACTGCCGGGATTTCAAGTCGACTTCGAAGCCGACGCCGGACTGCATCATACCGGGCCGGGTCATGGTGACCGGGGCGGCGGTGCGCGCGCTGTTGGTCTGCGGGAAGACGTCCAGGCTCTGCGTACGGAAGGTGGTGGGCGGGATGCTGGGCACCTTTGGGCTGTCGCCGGCGACGTCGTCGCGCAGGCGCAGTTCGTCGCCGTCGGCGCTGACCCAGCCGGTCTTGCTGCGCATCTCCCAGTGCTGGCCGTTGGCGTCGGGCAGCAGGAACAGCGGGGTCACGATCGACATCGTCTGGTCGGCGCGGCTGCGTTCCATCTGCGGCGCGCGCAGGGTCATCGCTTCCTTGCCCTGCTTGTCCAGGCTGACGATCTCGAAGTCGCGGGCGATGTAGTCCACGCTCGCTTCGTCGGAAGGATTGCGGGTGGGCTTGCTGCGCTGGTTCCAGGCCGACCAGCCGCTGATCAGCGCCCCGACCAGCAGCAGCGTGCCAAGGGTGGTGCGCCAGTTCATGCGCCATGCTCCTGCAGCAGGGATGGGACGTGGCCCTGCGCGGCCAGCAGCACGTCGCACAGTTCGCGCGCCGCGCCTTCGCCGCCGCGGGCGCGGGTGGTCCAGTGCACGTGTTCGGCGGTCCAGGGGTGGGCGTTGGCCGGGGCCACCGCCAGGCCGACCACGCGCAGCGGCGCCAGGTCGGGCAGGTCGTCGCCCATGAAGCAGACCTGCTCCAGGCCGATGCCGCGCTCGTCGCACAGCGCCTGCACCCCGGCGCGCTTGTCCTTGACCCCGATCTGCACCAGCAGGCCCAGCTCCTGGCCGCGCTTCTCCGCCGCCAGGCTGGGCCGGGCGGTGATCAGCGCCACGTCGATGCCGTGCCGGCGCAACTGCACCAGGCCCTGGCCGTCGAGCACGTTGAAGGCCTTGCTCTCGTTGCCGTCGCGGTCGTAGTACAGGCGGCCGTCGGTCAGCGTGCCGTCCACGTCGAAGCACGCCAGGCGGATCCGGGCGGCGCGGTCGATCAGGTCGGCGGGGAGGTCGGCCAGCGGGGAATAGGGCATGTTCGGGATATCGGGGCGGGGAGGCCGGCTTTCCAGCGGCCAGGGCCAGCGGCGTGGGGACGCCGGCGGGCGGTGAACGGGTTCAGCCTGTTAAACCACTCTGGCGCGCAACAGGTCGTGAATGTTGAGTGCGCCGACCGCGCGGCCGGCTGCATCGACCACGATCAGGCCGGTGATCTTGTGGGTCTCCATCAGCCGTGCGGCTTCGGCGGCGAGCTGGTCGGCGCCGATGGTACGCGGCTGCCGGGTCATCACCTCGGCGATGCGGGTCTGGCGCACGTCCAGCGCGCTGTCCAGGGTGCGGCGCAGGTCGCCGTCGGTGAACAGCCCGAGCAGGCGGTCGTCGGCATCGACCACCGCGGTCATGCCCAGGCGCTTGCGGCTCATCTCCACCAGCGCCTCGCTGAGGCTGGCGTCCTCGCGCACCTTGGGCAGTTCGTCGCCGCGGTGCATGACGTCGGTGATGTGCAGCAGCAGGCGGCGGCCGAGGCTGCCGGCCGGGTGCGAGCGGGCGAAGTCGTCGGCGGTGAAGCCGCGCGCGTCCAGTAGCGCCACCGCCAGCGCGTCGCCCAGCGCCAGCGAGGCGGTGGTGCTGGAGGTCGGTGCCAGGTCCAGCGGGCAGGCCTCGGCCGGCACGCTGACGTCCAGGTGCAGGTCGGCCTCGCGCGCCAGCGTGGACTGCGCGCGCCCGGTCATCGCGATCACCGCGTTGCCCTGGCGCTTGAGCACCGGCAGCAGCATCAGGATCTCGTCGGATTCGCCGGAGTAGGACAGCGCCAGGACCACGTCGGCATCGGTGATCATGCCCAGGTCGCCGTGCCCGGCCTCGCCCGGGTGCACGAAGAACGCCGGGGTGCCGGTGGAGGCGAGGGTGGCGGCGATCTTGCGCGCCACGTGGCCCGACTTGCCCATGCCGGTGGCGACCACGCGCCCGCGCGAGCCCAGGATCAGCCGGCAGGCGGCGGCGAAATCGGCGCCGATGCGCGCGCCGACCGCCGCCAGCGCGGCCTGCTCGATCTCGACCACACGGCGGCCGCTGGCGACCAGGCCGGCGTCGTCGGGCGTCGTGGGAGACAGGGGCGATACATCCATGCGGGTGCCGGTCGGAGGGTAGAATGGCCGATCATTTTATGAGGAAAGCCCGGTGGACGCCGAAACCATCCGTAAACTCATCGAGGCCGGCCTGCCGGACGCGCAGGTGCAGGTGCAGGGCGACGACGGCGTGCACTTCGAAGCCACCGTGGTCAGCGCGGCCTTTGCCGGCAAGCTGCCGCTGGCCCGCCACCGCATGGTCTACGCCACCCTGGGCGACCTGATGGGCGGCGCGATCCACGCGCTGGCGCTGAACACCCTGACCCCCGAGCAGGCCGGGCGCGCCGCCGGCTGAGCCGCCGCGTGCCCGTCATTCCCCTTTTTTCCTTCCCCCACGAGACCCATGGCCAAAATCGTAGTGACCGGCGGCAACGCGCTGCACGGTGAAGTGAACATTTCCGGCGCCAAGAACGCCGTGCTGCCGATCCTCTGCGCGACCCTGCTGGCCGATGCGCCGGTGGAGATCACCAACGTGCCGCAACTGCACGACGTGATCACCACGGTGAAGCTGCTCGGCGAGCTGGGCGCGGAAGTCACCATCGACGAAGGCACGCTGTCGCGCGGCAGCGCCATCACCGTCGACCCGCGCAAGGTCCACCAGCACGTCGCCCCGTACGAACTGGTGCGCACCATGCGCGCCTCGATCCTGGTGCTGGGCCCGCTGCTGGCCAAGTTCGGCGCGGCCGAAGTGTCGCTGCCCGGCGGCTGCGCGATCGGCTCGCGGCCGGTCGACCAGCACATCAAGGGCCTGCAGGCGCTGGGCGCGGAGATCAGCGTCGAGAACGGCTACATCAAGGCCAGCAGCAACGGCCGGCTCAAGGGCGGCCGCTACGTGTTCGACATGGTCAGCGTCACCGGCACCGAGAACGTGCTGATGGCCGCGGCGCTGGCCGACGGCACCACCGTGCTGGAGAACGCGGCGATGGAGCCGGAGGTCAGCGACCTGGCCGACTGCCTGATCGCGCTGGGCGCGAAGATCGAAGGCGCGGGCACCTCGCGCATCGTCGTGCACGGCGTGGAGCGCCTGTCCGGCGGCCGCCACGCGGTGCTGCCGGACCGCATCGAGACCGGCACCTTCCTGGTCGCCGCGGCGATGACCGGCGGCAGCGTCACCGTGCGCCGCGCGCGCGCCGACACCCTCGACGCGGTGCTGGACAAGCTCACCGAGGCCGGCGCCAGCATCGAGACCGGCGAGGACTGGATCCGCCTGGACATGCACGGCAAGCGCCCGCGTGCGGTCAGCCTGACCACCGCGCCGTATCCCGCGTTTCCCACCGACATGCAGGCGCAGTTCATGGCGCTCAACTGCGTGGCCGACGGCGTCGGCGTGATCAACGAAACGATCTTCGAGAACCGTTTCATGCACGTCAACGAACTGCTGCGCCTGGGCGCGGACATCCAGATCGAAGGGCATACCGCGATCGTGCGCGGCACCGAGCGGCTGAGCGGCGCGCCGGTGATGGCCACCGACCTGCGCGCCTCGGCCTCGCTGATCCTGGCCGGCCTGGTCGCCGACGGCGACACCACCATCGACCGCATCTACCACCTGGATCGGGGGTACGAGAACATCGAGGAGAAGCTGGGGGCGCTGGGCGCGTCCATCCGGCGCGTCGCATGATCCTCAGCGGCCGCTTCACCCGTCGGCGCAAGGTGTTGCTGGCGATCGTCGTGGTGCTGCTGGCCTGGGTCGGCTATGCCTGGTACACCGGCATCGCCATCACCCAGGGCATCGAGGAGCGCGACATGGACTGGAACGGCGACGGCCAGGTCACCCGCGACGAGATCTGGCAATCGTTCTACGCGGTCGGCGTGAGCCGCACCCAGAACGGCCCGCGCGAGTGCAGTACGTTCTACTGGCGCAGCAGCGGCGCCCAGATCCGCGTGGATTGCCGCACCACGTTCAAGGCCGCCCCGGCGGAGAAGAAGTAAGGGCGTGGGGTAGGGCGCTGCATGGACGGCGCCCGCGTTGGGAGTGCATCAGCAACGCGCGTCGGTCGCCATACTTCCATGTTTCATGGAGAGGAATTGACGCGCGCCTTGGCTTTGGGGTCTGCTGCAAATCGCCGGCCGGTTTCCGCAGGATGATGCGCATCTTCGCGTCGGGGCTGAAGCCCCTCCCACATGGGGACACTGTGCGCTAGGGGACTGCTGTTGCGGTTCCCCAATCCCGGCTCACCGGGTCGCGGCTGAAGCCGCTCCTACATGGGAACCGCCACGAGCGGGGAGCCGCTTTTGCGATTCCCCAATCCCAATTCCCCATTCCCACGGCGGAGCCGCCGTTGCGATTCCCCAATCCCGATTCCCCAATCCCAGCCCCTCAGCGCAACGACTTGATGGTCAGGTCCAGCGCGTCCTGGCCGTTCTCGCGCTGCAGGATGCGCACCGGCACCGGCATGTCCGGCACGATCCAGGCCACGATCTCCTTGGAACCGTCGGTGCGGGTGACCTTGGTCGCCTGCTCGGTCTTGCCATTGACGGTCACCGCTTCCTTGCCGGCGACGTGGTAGGTCATCGGCTTGGCGCGGCCCTCGTCGACCATGCGGTAGCTCGGGGTCTTGCCGGCATTGACGTCGCGCGCGATCGCCAGGTTGATCAACAGTGCGTCCATGTCGCCCGGCTGCAGCTTCACCGGGCCGCGGCGGTCGGCCTTGAGGTCGCCGCCCCAGGTCGCCTGGCCGGTGCTCCAGTCATAGTTGGCGGTCACCGCCTTCTTCTTGATCAGGAACACCGAGCGGTCGTCGCTGCTGAGCGGACGCAGCTGTCCGCCCTTTTCCTCGAACACGGTGCTCTGGCTGAGGTCGGCGACCTGGTTCTTGATCGCCAGGCTGTAGCGCCAGCGGTCGCCGCCCTGCTTGGCCAGGGTCATTACGCCATTGGCCTGCATGCCCATGTAGCTGGCCTGATAGTCCGCGGTGAACGGCTCCAGGGCCAGGGCGGGCAGGCTCGCCGTAGCCAGCAGGGCGGCAGCGAGGGCGGTCAGCGGGCGGGCGATGCGGGTCATGGTCAGGCTCCTTGGTATTCGGTCAGGCGCAGGTCGATGCGGTCTTCGCCGTCTTCGCGCTGCAGGATGCGCACCGGCGTCGGCACGCCGTTGGCGATCCACAGGATGGTCTCATTGCGGCCGCCGTTGGTGCGCGACACCCGCAATGCGTCGTAGCTGATGTCGCCCACCTGCACGGTCTCGGTCTGGTCGGCGGCGCGGTAGACATGTTCGCGCACCCGGCCGACGTCGACGAAGCGGTAGGTCATGGTCTTGCCCGGCTGCGCGTCGCGCATCAGCGAGAGGTTGAGCAGCAGCGCGCTCTGGTCGCCGGGCTGCAGCGGGATCGGCGCCTGCCGATCCTTCTTCAGGTCGCCGTCCCAGCGCGCCACGCCCTGTTTCCAGTCGTACACGCCGGTGACCTTCTTGCCGAAGAACACCGCCTTCTTGACCGTGCTCTGGCTCTGCGGGACGTAGCGGCCGTCCTGCACGGTGAACACCGTGCTCTGCTCGATATTCAGGCCGAGGATGCTGGCGAAACCGCTGCGGCCATGCACGCCCAGGTCGACCCGCCACTGGTCGCCGCCGGTATGCACCACGTCCATGCGCGCGTCGCCGGCCGGCTTGCCCTTGTACAGGGCGTCGTAGGTGGCCACGAACGGCTGCAGCGGCGGTGGCGTCCACGCCTCTGCGGGCAGCGCCGGCGACACCGCGGCGGCCGGTGCGGGTGTACCGGTGGCGGGCGTGGTCGGAGCGGGGGCGGTCTGCGGCGCCGGCTGCGCGGCGGGCGCCGGCGCGACCTGCGCAGCGACGATGGACGCCAGCAGGCCGAGGCCGGACGCAACGAGGAGGGCGAACGGACGCGGAGCGAGCTTCATGGGATCGGCTGGCGTGGGCGGGAGGGAAGAGGGGAGGGGCCGCGGAAGGTGCGGCAGCGCATTCAGGGAAGCAGCACGTCGTCGCAATCTAGGCGCAGCGGACTAAACCGGCACTGACCGTCCAGCCAGACCTTGCCGTCCCGTTCAGCCAGACGACCCGCCGCGGCCAGCCGCAGCACCGCGCACAGCAGCCGGTGTTCGCGCGGCAGCAGCCGCTGCGCCAGCTCGTCGGGGCCGTCGCCGGCCTGCACCGGCACCCGCACCTGCGCGATCACCGCGCCGGCGTCCAGCTCCGGCACCACGAAATGCACGCTGGCGCCGTGCTCGGCGTCTCCCGCAGCCAAGGCCTGCGCATGCGTGTGCAGGCCACGGTACTTGGGCAGCAGCGAGGGGTGGATGTTGAGCAGGCGCCCGCCGAAGCGCTGCACGATGGCGGCGCCGAGAATGCGCATGTAGCCGGCGCAGACCACCCAGTCCGGCCGTGCCGCGGCGACCGCGTCGCCTAGCGCCTGCTCGAACGCGGCGCGGTCGGGGAAGGTCTTGGGCCGCGCCGACCAGCGCCGCTCCGGCGCCACCATCGCCAGCGCCGGCGCCTCGGGGCGATCGCTGAACACGCCGACCACCTCAGCATCGAGGGTGCCGGCGGCGATCGCGGCGAGGATGGCCTGCAGGTTGGAACCGCGGCCGGAGGCGAGCACAGCGAGGCGAAGCGTCATCGGGCAGGGTTCCGGAACAGGTCGCCCACCACAGGGCGTTGCAGTGTCAGCAAGGTGGCGATGCCCAGCGCGGTGCCCAGCGGAAAGCCCAGGCAGGTGATCGCGGCGCCGGTGTAGCACAGCCCCAACTGGCGACGCTGGCGCAAGGCGCGCGCAAGCAGCACCTTGATCACCAGCGAAAGCAGGCCGAAGCCGAGCAGCACCGACAGCATCACGATCGCTATGACGCCGCCCTGGGCCTGGTCCGGACTCTGGCCGACGGCGTTGAGCCGCGCTTCCTCGTGCACGCCGTAGCCCAGCACGGCGCCCACCAACAGCACTACGAAGAACTGCAGCCCGGCCATCACCGCGTACAGCCTCGCCAGGTTGTCCAGGTCGGTGGTGGCACGCGCCACTTCGGCGGCACGGCCGCCGGGGACGGGGAGGGGCGGTGGCAGCGACATCGTCGGTCTCAGCGCGGCGCGGAAGGAAGCGGGGGCGCGGCGCGCCGCCTTGGCCAGGCGCTGGCGCAGCCCAGGGTGGCCAGCAGCATGTCCATGTGCGCATCCCAGGGATCGCCCTGCTGGCCGTTGTAGGACTCGGCCTGCTGCGGCGACAGCAGCAGCGCGATCAGCCATTCCAGCCATTCGTAGACCAGGCTGACGCACATGATCGCCATCGTCGCCAGGACGAAGGCCTGGCGCGCCGACAACGCCGGCCAGCGCTGGCGTGCGTGGTCACGTAGCGCCGGCGCGACGCACACGCCGAACAGCAGGTGGATCAGCCGGTCGGTGTGGTTGCGCTGCCAGCCGAAGGCCGCGCTCGGCGACCAACCGCCGGTCAGTGTGCGCAACCATTGGTCGTAGGGCACATTCGAATAGAGCCAGTGCGCGGCGACGTTGTGCACGCTGATGAACATGCAGATGGCGGCGAAGTGGCCGGTGCGCAGCGGCCAGCGGCGGTCGTGCCAGACCAGCCAGGCCAGGCCCAGCACCGCCAGGGAGCTGTGCATGGCCTGTTCCGCCGGCCATAGCGGCCGTATCCAACTGGCGGCGAACACCGCCAGCGCCAGTGCCAGCCAGGCGCGCTTGGCCGCCGCCATGCGCCTTTAGCCGATGTGCACGCGTTCGCCGGCGCCGGCCGCCGTCACCGCGCCGATCTGCCAGTGCGCCAGGCCCAGCGTGTCCAGGCTGCGCTCCAGTGCCGCCACCTGCTCCGGCGCGGCGACCAGCACGAAGCCGATGCCGCAGTTGAAGGTGCGCCACATCTCGCTGTCGGCCACCGCGCCTTCGCGCTGCAGCCACTCGAACACCGGCGGCAGGGTCCAGGCGCTGG includes:
- the lptA gene encoding lipopolysaccharide transport periplasmic protein LptA codes for the protein MNRMLPAKLALLALLLPTLALAKSTDRNQPMDIKSDNQSGNMLDDNGKIRYSGNVVIVQGTLEIHADTADLFRSNGDIDRVVLTGKQATLKQELDDGSPMDAVADNIDYKVPTDTVILTGNYRMTSPKGTNAGQRMVYNTKTGDMQGGGDGSRVHTVIQPKNAAAAPAGTPANGAKPAAKPAATPAKPAKPTKQGGQ
- the lptC gene encoding LPS export ABC transporter periplasmic protein LptC gives rise to the protein MNWRTTLGTLLLVGALISGWSAWNQRSKPTRNPSDEASVDYIARDFEIVSLDKQGKEAMTLRAPQMERSRADQTMSIVTPLFLLPDANGQHWEMRSKTGWVSADGDELRLRDDVAGDSPKVPSIPPTTFRTQSLDVFPQTNSARTAAPVTMTRPGMMQSGVGFEVDLKSRQYKLLSQVKTRYEPNAAR
- a CDS encoding EF-hand domain-containing protein, with product MILSGRFTRRRKVLLAIVVVLLAWVGYAWYTGIAITQGIEERDMDWNGDGQVTRDEIWQSFYAVGVSRTQNGPRECSTFYWRSSGAQIRVDCRTTFKAAPAEKK
- a CDS encoding KpsF/GutQ family sugar-phosphate isomerase, whose product is MDVSPLSPTTPDDAGLVASGRRVVEIEQAALAAVGARIGADFAAACRLILGSRGRVVATGMGKSGHVARKIAATLASTGTPAFFVHPGEAGHGDLGMITDADVVLALSYSGESDEILMLLPVLKRQGNAVIAMTGRAQSTLAREADLHLDVSVPAEACPLDLAPTSSTTASLALGDALAVALLDARGFTADDFARSHPAGSLGRRLLLHITDVMHRGDELPKVREDASLSEALVEMSRKRLGMTAVVDADDRLLGLFTDGDLRRTLDSALDVRQTRIAEVMTRQPRTIGADQLAAEAARLMETHKITGLIVVDAAGRAVGALNIHDLLRARVV
- the murA gene encoding UDP-N-acetylglucosamine 1-carboxyvinyltransferase, with translation MAKIVVTGGNALHGEVNISGAKNAVLPILCATLLADAPVEITNVPQLHDVITTVKLLGELGAEVTIDEGTLSRGSAITVDPRKVHQHVAPYELVRTMRASILVLGPLLAKFGAAEVSLPGGCAIGSRPVDQHIKGLQALGAEISVENGYIKASSNGRLKGGRYVFDMVSVTGTENVLMAAALADGTTVLENAAMEPEVSDLADCLIALGAKIEGAGTSRIVVHGVERLSGGRHAVLPDRIETGTFLVAAAMTGGSVTVRRARADTLDAVLDKLTEAGASIETGEDWIRLDMHGKRPRAVSLTTAPYPAFPTDMQAQFMALNCVADGVGVINETIFENRFMHVNELLRLGADIQIEGHTAIVRGTERLSGAPVMATDLRASASLILAGLVADGDTTIDRIYHLDRGYENIEEKLGALGASIRRVA
- a CDS encoding KdsC family phosphatase — translated: MPYSPLADLPADLIDRAARIRLACFDVDGTLTDGRLYYDRDGNESKAFNVLDGQGLVQLRRHGIDVALITARPSLAAEKRGQELGLLVQIGVKDKRAGVQALCDERGIGLEQVCFMGDDLPDLAPLRVVGLAVAPANAHPWTAEHVHWTTRARGGEGAARELCDVLLAAQGHVPSLLQEHGA
- a CDS encoding BolA family protein; translated protein: MDAETIRKLIEAGLPDAQVQVQGDDGVHFEATVVSAAFAGKLPLARHRMVYATLGDLMGGAIHALALNTLTPEQAGRAAG